TACGCTATTTTGCCAGTTTCATGCATGTAAAACGtaggtaataaataaaatgtcacagtcggtctcattacatacgaattACAAGAAAGGAGTCCTCCCTACGGTATCTGACCCAGCGAAACCGAGTGTAGTATTCTCGATATCTACATCAAAAAGAACGGTTTTGAGTGTCTCCAGGGTTGGCCGATATGGTGGTGAGAGTGTCATGATGTGGGGAGACATATCCGACACGTTGATATCTAAGGAAGCGGAACAGGATTGTCTGTAATTTTACCGTGAAAAGGGATACAGCATTGAAGATTCCCAGTTTTTGCAGCTATTCATGATTATGTCTTGAGTGACCAACACGACAACGTCGTATAATGACTTTCTCAAATCTGAACTCCAACCAAGAGGGTTTTACGAATAGTTGGTTTAACttcatgtaatgtattcatACCTACTGggtgtcccatgtatcatcTAATAACGTCTTTGTAATCGCtgtaggacaccagaaatggtttcaCAGACATGATGAGTGCCTCTGCTTTAGTATGAACAGGCTGCTGAATCATTATCCTGATATCGCGATCAGAAAACTTTCGAGAAAATATAACCAGACAATGACTGAATGTGCCTGATTTCCTGGACTAGAGGTGAGTGCTGTGGCTAGCTTGCTGAACCACTACCCTCTGACCTCATCCACAAGTGTTTAGTGGCATTGTTTTAGAAGTACCTGGGTACACTTCCACTTCCACActttagcgctacaatgattatAACTTCCATTTCCCAACATAAGCTTAAGATAGCCGTAGCGCTGACTTCATTGTGCACGAAAGTCATGGAGTAGTGGCGAGTGGACAGCTTAACAAATATTTGTCCACAGAACATCTTCAGAACATTTAAGTTATAGAAAAGCTTAAATCGAAGGGTGTTAACATAAAGAACCTGTTTCGGTTCATCAACGGTACTTCAGAACAGAACAGACAACATGTTCAAGAAAGTGTACAACGGAGGATGTAGCTGCTGTTATGGGTCAGAGATGAGAGCGTTGCTTCATGAGCTACAGTTGAGCTTGTTTACTGAttgacatttcatttcatatttggcAGTGTTTAAATGAACCGCTTCTGAAATGAACTCGCGGATGGGAACATGAGTGAACGTGAAGTGTAGGTGACGTATAAATCGCTTCCTTTTTAGCTTTATGTCAAGGCCTTTGTTGTCTTTTTAATAACAAATAACAGATAACCACAATTAGAATGAATCTCTGCAGATAGCAGACTGTTGAAGTGGTGGATACGACTAATGGGTGAGAAACAGATGCAAGAAAGGATTCCATGAGATCAAACCAAGTACTTGTAGATTGCCTGACATTGACGTGTTATAGGACGAGCGCATCAGAATATATTCTTCTGGTAACACACAACAGGTTGAAAGGAAAAAAGACCCTGACATTTAGGTTCTCAGCAGCATCGGAAGAAAACCGAGAATATGGATGCGAGAATAAAGAAAGTGTTTTTTATGTTCTGTGTGTCATTTGGCATTGTGACCATTAAAATTGGTTCAGCACCATGAGGTTCTCCTGGATGTAAGTTATCCATTGGATGATACAACAAACCTCAATAAGCAGACTCGGAGACAGGAGAGCGGCGATATTAACCGTGAAGTTCAAGTTCAAAACAATCAAGGAGGACTTAATGTCAGACCTGATTCAAATAAATCCACTTAAAGACAGATACTGCTGGGAAAACGTGAATGTGATGGGTAACGTTCTAACATCATAGATGAAGACGAGAGCGGTCACCACACGACGTTCTGCTGCACGAAGCTTAACCATGCAAAATTGCAGCGGCCATAAACTGTTCGTGTTGGGATTCAAAAGCACTGATTTTCTCATCCAAAGTCTTCTCTAACAGCTCTTTCAACAACTGCTGTATTGCCGAGATGTTGTCAGCTGACATTCCTAATTCTCACTCAGGAGTCAATTGGCTGGAAATTtatacaattatttttttttcatatttacaatgtgtgtgtgtggtgtggtgtggtgtggtgtggtgtggtgtggtgtggtgtggtgtggtgtggtgtggtgtggtgtggtgtggtgtggtgtggtgtggtgtggtgtggtgtggtgtggtgtggtgtggtgtggtgtgtgtgtgtgtgtgtgtgtgtgtgtgtgtgtgtgtgtgtgtgtgtccagtGATTGGTCCCTTTTGATACGGCTGACTGACAAAGTATGCATTTAAGTAGATTTTCCACCAGTTCGGTCACATTGCACACTTCTGATGACTGAAACTAGCAGACTTTGATTAAACCTGAACTGAGACATGAATCAGTCAGTCAGGCGCATGTATACCAATTGATAACTATTTGGCTGACACATACTAGTTGTATAGATTTCATGTACGTCAGAATAAAATTTCCCAAAATGGGTAAGAATAATTTAGAAATTATAGTTCTTGGTACCCGTGAAGAATTTACCTTCAGTGACCTATgattgttgtaagaagcgacttacgggatcagttggcacatgtcatcgtatcccaattgttcaattgtctggtcaagaatactggtgagtgtggtgtaaaactaaattcagtcaCGCACTTTAAGCTACTCGAAAGTTCAACGTCTTTGATTGGCTAttcttcagttacctttgataTGAATGTGACTAGACCTGTTGAAACAGAGACTGAAAGGGTTGAGGGAGAACTATTTACACACTcttgtataaaatatattataacatGAGATTATACCCCGTACTAGATAAAGTATCTGAAAAGTTATAAAGTGTCGATGAGTTTCGTTTACACCAAACATGTGAATTAATAACAGCATCCAGAGAAGGGCAGTGATGAACGATTCGCATTAAATAATGGGAATGTTCTTGTAGGTGTTGATCGCATGCTTAAAGTAACTAGGATGGGGCTTGGTGTAGCAGGTATTGGTGTATAATCAACAATAATCGCTACTCGGTATGGGCAAATATGTGGCAGGAATATGTGGACCAATAGGAATAGCTCCTGGGCTAATTCCTCATCCTAATGCAAAAGCTTTAAAACGTGAAAGTATTCGTGTTCTGATCAAAACAACGTAAAATATCATTGAAGACCATGTCTCGACACCACTGGCTGATGGAAAGATCTGAGGAAAAGTTTCGTTTGTTGTCGGAACTCACTAAATACAACATACTGAAAGTCCCGTAAGCCAGTGATGGAATTGTTAAGACATGTCGTTTTGACAAAGAAACTCAGCAAACGAAGTAACGTTTGAAAGCTGAGTGATACATTCAGGTACAGTCTTGACGGGGGAGATGGTGGATCCAGATGCATCGACAAGAGGTAGGCGGTCGACAGAATCACAGGGGAAAATTTCATGTTAAAGCCGATGACGATGGAGCTCTTGCAGAGGTACGTAAGGTTCTTCAGACTGCAAACATCTGTCTCCTTGACTCCTCAGATTATAAGTCTGTAAAAGTTTGGGATCAGAAAAAAGTTTCTGTTGCGGTCTTTAATGATGAACTAGACTCCGTCTTCCACAACGTGATCACGATCACAGAATACACCAAGAATATACGAACATTAAAAAGGTGTCTTGCACAGGTGTCTTGGTGCCGATGGTGGACACAAAACGTCGTTACAACTTTCGCTCCCATAACGATAGGGTGGTGTAGCAACTCAGCTACCAACATCAACATTGGCTGTGACCATCAGTTTCGTGGATTAAGGTGAGACAGTGTCAGTACAATCTGTTGTATGTCAACGAATTCTGCTCCTGTCGTAGGCCTCGTTCAATCTCAGATACGTTTGAACAGAATTTATTATTTACACTTTGCATTGTTGGGCACATTTAAGCTGTCAACTGACCTTGTACATGCTATAACACAGTGGTTTTCGCATTGATAAATTATATGCATCCTCACAGTTAAACATTCTTCAAGAAAAACTCATGTAAAAGGGAATACGTAGTACAAGTCACAAAGGAATTTGTACAGCTTTGGAAATTTGGAAACGTTTGGACAGCTTTACTTAAGGCATgggtgtgagtttagttttacgccgttttagcaatagttCAGCAATCTCACGgttagggacaccagaaatgggtttcacacattgtacccgtgtcgGGAGtagaacccgggtattcggagTGGctagggaacgctttaaccactaggttaccctacCGCTCACCAAAGCCTAGGCTGTTGGAACCACATCAAGTGTGTATGAGCACGGACGACATAACGCGCTTCACAGAAAGGACATGCACATGTCAAAGGATTTGCAATGTAGACACCAAACCCAGAACTGCAGGAAAatatataaacctgaagtgtgctttTCACTACATATTTGGTCATCTCTTGTTTGCAacttttgaggtttttgttttgtaagtaaAACATCTTCGTGGGCTTTACTCTTTGAAGTTATCTTTTCCCCAACTCTATAAGAACATGTCAAATGACATATGAGAGTTTGAAATCAAATGAAAATTATCATTCACAAGTAAGACCAGAACTGCATGTTTCAGATTTATAGGCAGACTCTCTATTACAGGGCCCCCGGGCCGAAGAAGGAAGTGGAGTTGAAGTATTATTATATTCCGGCAATACTAcgaaagggacaccagaaatgggcgtctcACATTgcacccgtgtggggaatcgaaccaggtcttcaacgtgacgagcgaacaccttagcGATGGGCTACATTCACCACCACacagaaatgtatttattaGATCTAACAGAAAAAATGGCATTGGACGGAGGGGCAGTAGTGGAAGTATTAATAGAACATTTTACAGTTAAATGCTATTTATAGATATGTCTCAAATGTGCCATATTCCTTAAGACCTGAAAGAGCTTCTGAGTCTCTTCCACAAGGCTGAAACACATTATACTGAACAACACTGCTGCATTTGGTGAATATGTCGTTGTATTATATGTTTTAATGAGTCAAACATTTAAAGATTTAGCAAAGAGAAAGCGCCAGTTGTCAGACTTTTGGACAAAATATTTCTCCTCCTTTATTTGTTTGATTCCAATGTCTGTATCCAATGGTGATAGCTGCTTTCATGTCACGCTTTCTTGGCGTGTAGGAAATACTACCAGCAGGACATGTTACCCTATCTTTGTAACCGCATTGTGTCAACGCAGAGTATAAGCTCTCAGTTGTTTCCACGGCtgtttggacccgtgaaggtcccggggtagaacaggccttcagcaacccatgcttcccataacaggcgactatgcttttcctaagaggcgactaacgggatcgggtggtcagactcgctgacttggttgactcatgtcatcggttcccaattgcgcagatcgatgctcatgttgttggtcactggattgtctggtccagactcgattattttgctgagtgcgacgtaaaactaaactcactcattcactccactGCTGTTTCGCTTTGCGAGTCCAGTAATTCTGTATCGCTGGCTATTCGAGACTGGTTGaagttttaaattttaaatttggtTGTCGTCATTATAACTAGGAATAACTATCAAACGTAATCCATAAGCAGAGACCGTTTTATTAGATGGTTCCTGTTATACGTCATGGAATTCTTTGTGCAGGATTGCGTTCCTTGAGCAGTctcgagttcgattcccggtTTGCTCTGAATATGGTTCCAATTCGGTCAACACAACATCCGTGCATTTGTTTTACCAAAGTGATAAACGTCTTCGGGTGATAAACATCACCCCGGGTTTTCTTCCCATATAAAGCAGACACGCCGAGATAAAACTTGAATAATGAAAAGGCACTGAGGCAGTGGGGTAACGTAATGGTTAAAATGTCCTctcgtcacgctaaagaccagggttcgattcctacaTGGGTGccatgtttgaagcccatttcaggtgtctcacgccatgatattgctggaaaaataaaagtggcgtaaaactatactcactcagaACGACATTACACTCAACATCTGACTGCAACTGGCACAGGATGGACGTGAGTCACAATGTCTGGCCATTGCGTGCTGTTAGAGGCCTTGCAACTCTGCAGGGATTGTAGTTTACATGGCAAGATGTGAAACGGATGAAACTATATACATTGCTGAAAGGTTATTTAGTGTACCACAAAAGGAGATGTTATATTCTCGAAGAGACACCATCATGCATATATACGAACTGTGCACATATACAACGCTTAGACCATAGACTGAACAGAGACAGCAACGAATCCTAATACAATTTGTATTCCCCGACGGAGTGCTTATGCCAATTCCTAATGGGTACTGGCAAAACGTTCCACGAAAAAGATGTGGTTATGAAATTCAAATTGTACTTATAATAAAATAAGCATTCCCGAAGGTCATAAGAGCCATCGATAAGATAATTAGGTTTGTGAAGTGGGATAGTAAATAAAAGGAACTGATCAAGGGCTAAGCCAAACTCAATGACATAGAGATAGCACTAGGTGGGATGCAGTATCACTAAGTGATATATAAAGAATTATCCTTGCTGAGGACATCGTATAAATATCTGTAAGCTCTAAGTATTTTCATGATAATGTGTAATGGCGGTGACAGTGAGACAAAGAGTCAAATGGCTTAATTATTCGGCACCACGTTCTATTGTAACGTTGACGTTTTGTACCTTCTTTAACAGATTCtgctatttaaaaaaatgtgtaCAGGTCCTTTTAAAATCGTTAACATCGTTTACTGATATGTCTGAAAATCCACCCAAAAATTTAAATAGCCGAAATGTAAAAGTAAACACATTCTAAGCAGAGAACTAAACGCGTTATTACTCATTCAAACAAATTCATCCACGAATTAAAAAGGAGTTTGTTATAAACATTTTAACTAAAATAGACACAAAACGACAGTATCCGTTATAAGCACATTCGCTATGAAAATACCTGACTGCAGATATCTGTTGCAAAGTGTCCAATCATGAAATAACGCGTAATATAAGAAATACACATATCGTTACACTAGCCATTCGGACTTGGCGATTGGCGGATGAGCTCTCCTCCGAATACGGCAATACATTAACACGCCAATGTGGCTTGTACGCATAATGCTCATGAAAGTAATCATCACAGACATGGCTTGACTTGGAGTAGGTGACATAGAAACTCTTTATGAGTTTTTCCTCGAAGGTCTTTTTCCTAGCCATGATGAACTTGGCCGTTAGAGTGTTACACGATGAAGGTTTCACTTGAAGAAGAAAATTACGATTAACAATTATCCAACATAGATATTCGTCTTCTTTCCCCTGAGTCATCGTTATTATTGATTTGAAACTTCCGATAAATGTCAAAGAACCAAGACATGTGTATTTTATTGGAGTAAGGACAGACCCATTGCGAGTCTTTGCTAGCACTAATTCTCTAGGAGAGGCAAAGGACCCGTGTATAAGACAGGACGTTATGCCATAGTCGTCATAGACTGTCAGAGCCCTGGGTAGAATCCTTGGAAGATTGCAAGTAACGGCTCGAGGATCAGGCGTAAGTCTGATTAAGCTCTTATAAGGTCGGTAATAGGGTGTATTGATGCTGCTACGGACACTGGGGTAGGTCATAAAGTTCTTGTCATCACAAATTGATTCATCCGATAATTTGGTAGGCCACGTGTCCAAATTGCCCAATCTGAACCTCATTACGGATGGTGACGGGGAGTTATAATGCATACACATGAATCTAGGATAGCAACCGTTTGCAAAACGACGCAGTATGACCCTTCTTAAAGGTCTGACAAAGTCCTGGAAGGTTACACATTCGTATTCTCCTGACTTGGGGAGTTTTATAGCATTTTTGGATATTTCCACATGCTTATTCTCGTCCTTTTCAGAATGTAGCCATGTCCCTTGAACTCTTTCTGGAAAGTTACAAGGAGTTGCTTTGTGGCTTGCATTACAACCTCCGCAAGTTCTTGCACAGAGGTCAGACAGAACCGTACATAGCTCATTCATCACCTCACAGCCATAGTATTCGTCCGTACACATATGGGACACTTTACGCTTCTCTAGCTTCTCCAGTTCGATGTAGCGTTGGGTCAGTGTGAAGTTCAGAGTGTGATCACATATTAAATCCAGAAACACTATCAACTTAGAAACTTCATTCCCTTGTCCGAATTTCACCCTGACACACCAGAAGTATCTGTCGGAATCCTTACGAAGAATTCCAAAATGTTCCTTCCCGTGTGACCATGATGCCATGCATTTGGTATTCTGGGTCATGTCAAAGTTTCCTTCTCTGTGTAGACAGGCCGAATTCCGAAACTGAAACGTCATCCCTTCGCCCTGCTCGCAGTCGCTTTCAACACGCACAGGAGGGATGGCACTGATGCACTTCATTTGTATCTTCTTCCTGTGGTGATCACTAAACTTGAACAAATCAAAGTTGTAGCCACCGATGAAGGGACATGAAGTGGATGAGGAGGAAAAGTGTTCTTCTGATATCCAGGGCCATGGGTCCAGGTCCAGATCCTCAAAGTTGCACAGGTACTTGCCAACATGTCCTGTCTGAGTGTGAGATATCTTTATCTGAATGACACTGATGCTTCTTTGGATGAATTGGATGCACAGAAACTTGTTCTGGAAGTCGGATTCCAGATGTTTCACCAGGACTCTGTTGTGGCTGTAGCGATTCCAGCACACTCGGCTGTACTGGGAACATTCTGTGTTGTCCTTGCGGCAATCGAAGCCCGTGAGAACACCCCCAGATACATCATAAGTGACGACTGTGTGGCTGTGGTTCAACAGCCAGGATTTAGTTGGCGGCGTCTGGAGGAAGTCTGGGAAGTCACATCTCGCCTTCTCTCCCAGGGCACCATCGCTTAAGTGGTACGTTGCAAGAAGGATGGCAGTCAGGAAGAAAGTGTGACGGACATCCATGCTATGACAGAGTGAGTCAGTCTGTAACATAAGAAGCATGAGTACTTTTATTTGTTGTATGTCTTCTTTTCAGAGTTCTTTAATTATATTACAACGAAACTGAGATGAAAGTCCAAAAGCAGGACCTTATCATATAATTATACCAACTGTGCCTCCTGAGGGATATACaaattatattctttttgtttgatttgtttgttattcaaagCCGCACATAGCAATgtaccaaatcagcgagtctgaccattcgATCCCACACGAAAATGTCCATAAGCTTTTGAATGTCTTTATAGAAATTATAGGACATGTCACCCAGTTGTGGAGGTCGCCATCCTGCAATCCTTGCCTAGGTCATTGAAACGCCCCCGCAACGCACTCAACAAAACAGACTGCCCATAAGAATGGTTGTTGAACTCACAAACCAAAGACAATTAAACTCCGGACAAATTACATCATGCACATTATAACAAATAACATCCTATAACTACACATATTAGTGTTGGATAACGAAAGATTCTGTGGTTGTTGTTCTACCAAGAGTCAAGAGAAGATGATAGTATTAAGTATATACCTGTTTAGGTGGCTGGGTGAGTaggtgaatgagtttggtgcTTGGAACTTTGTACAATTAATAGTGATCACTCTTGCGATGTTACATCAAATATCCCCACAGTCAATTATTCTAAACATAGACGTGCTCCTGCTCAGCTACGAATAGAAACTGTCAGGTGTATTGGAGAAATGATTGAGTGAATTTttttttacgccccactcaacaatgttccagctatatggcagcggtctttgaataatcgagtttgaaccaggcataccagtggtcaacagcatgggcatcgatctgcacagtttgAATACGATGacgcgtgtcaaccaagtcagcgacactgaccacccgatcctgtagGTGGGCTCTTGctacaaacatgggttgttgaagatctattgtaacccggatcctcacgggtCAGAGAAGCTACAAACGACAGATTATGCAATATCTGTAAACTGCCAGATACAAAAGATGAATGTTGCCTCTTTATACAACAGATGAATATCGCTTCTTTCTTATTAGTAACATCCATCATTGCAATGTTTGTACATTCTCTTAGAAAatttatatgaatataaaacaatCCACAAGTTTTatattcgctcgtcacggtgaagacccaggttctattccccacaagggtacaatgggtgaagcccttttctggtgtcccctgctgttatattgctggaatattgctaaaaacggcgtaaaactcaactcactcactcacgcatgtTTATGCAATCATCCATTGAAGcatcttaaaatatttataaatagGTGTATTAACTACATTGCCGAGACATTATAACACGCTCCTTCATTATAACACGCTCTGTAATTCTCGATGAGTAACCTGGGCCTATGGGCTATATTACTTTTTGAAATAACTAAAActtctactaccactactacttctactgttgctgctactgctactaataCTGCTGCTGCGACTTCCACGGCTACTACTAttattactgctactactaccaccaccactactactactactactactactactgctgctgctgctgcttgggtgcggcgtgaaactaaactcactcggtcactcactactgctgctactgctgctgctgctgctactactactaccactactactactactgctgctgttgctgctgtttcTGTCCTCCTcttcctactactactactactactactactactactactactactactactactcgtACGACGCGTCAGTCTTATATTGCAGGAAAGCCCAAAGTGATGCTGGTGTCTAGGATTAACTGAGATTCGAACTCACGATTAGTTCACGCTTGTTAAAAGGACGGCAGTCGACACCGGCCTCACTGCCTCCCATGTGGTTAGGTTCACATTAAGTAACGAAGAACGAAATATGTTTCATAGTTAAGTGCATAACGTTATGTGAGATTGCGAAATTAAATTAGCGTAATTTTATTAGCTTAATTTTATTGCCTCAGTAAGCGTTTGAAAGCAAATAAtatctgaatgaatgaaaataattGAAAGTGACATTTAATTGACAGGGTACGGCAGCGCGTCACGAGACAGTTTTAACGAAACGCAGCAACTTACCCTAAGTGTACGTTCTATTATTGCTGCCAGTAACCATCACATCTTGATATTGTTTTCCATTACCAAGTCCCCTTTGTAGTAAGGCAACACCTGTCTCGGGAGTCTGGCCGCCTGGCTATTGATCTTGTGAATAATCCACACTTGACATATACATGAGCACACGAACAACGGTTACTTCTATTCACTCTCTgactctctgtctctctgtctctcattCTCTGTCTCTCCCTCTCAGGCTAACTCTCTCGCGCTCTCTGTGCAACACacccgcgaaggtcccggggtagaataggccttcagctacccatgcttgccataaaaggcaactatgcttgtcgtaagaggcgacgaacgggatcgagttgtcaggctcgctgacttggttgacacatgccatcggttcccaattgcgcagatcgctgcccatgttgttgatcactggattgtctggtccagactcgattatttacagaccgccgccatatagctgtaatattgctgagtgcggcgtaaaactaaactcactcactcactctgtgccACACACACgacctctctctcactctctctcgtcctctctttctctctctctcgcctctctctctctctctctctctctctctctctctctctacacCCATTgaatccatgtggggattccACCAACGGTCTTAGTCgtaacaagcgaacgctttaatgactaggctaccccaccaccccattaCATGAAGTGCACTAGGCGATAAATTCAATTCTGCTCGTTATCAAAATAGACTTCATCACACATTAACAAGAGAGCTAAGTTGGACACCTCCTATTAAGATCCAGCCGTCGCCTTAAAGCCTGTCATCCTTAAAGCCAACGCCCTGGCCACAGGAAGCAAACTCGGCATGACCTGGGGTGACCAAGACAACACTAGGCACGGGCGGTGCGTCAGTGCGTCCGTGTTTACAGACGACACTTGTGCCTTCGATGAGTTCGTGGACGAAAACATTGATAGCAGCAATCGAAATAATTTTCAAGCTCAACCAGACAGTCGGGCAGGCGACCAATAAATGTTGCCTGTCCGtcttgaaagttgcctgccCGCACTTTTGCCTCATGAATTGCATATTTTTTACAAAATCAAACAAGTACCATTGTTTCAAATGTGAATTAATTCAGCAAATTAAAAACAACAGGCATGAAATTAAATACACAGTCACATGCTCATCCTGTGACATCTGAAAAGAGCCCGTTAAACATGCAATTTCCGCTTATCGGTTTACATCATCAAACTGATACATTTTCGGAAAAAGTTTAATAGCGTCAGTTTAGAGCGATACCCTCCTCAAATATATCTTCTCGCAAGTTATTCATACGTAGCTTTCAAAAGGGATGTATTTAAAATTATCAGTCAGGCAATCCCACCGGCGGAGACTTTTTCAGACATCCCGACACGAAAGATGTCAGTCTCGGGCAGACGGGCAGGCCGTTATTCTGATCACTGGGCAACTATTCGTGACTACAGTTGTTATGGGCGCGGTATTGTCAGTGGGGAATAGCGTCATACATAACGTGAACCGAGCTGGTGAGTGTGTACTTTTatcgtgtgtgtgtttgttttttaaatctCTTTATTCATGTTGGTGAGTGTGGTTAGGTCGACTGGATTGCGATATTTGACTGATCACCTCCGTCAAGATGGTAAACTACATAGACCCGACATGGACGTACGTGTAAAGTATCTGTGGGAAATTCCCGGACGGAGAGAACAAGCCAGAGACCATCTCCCGTCAGCGTGGATCAACTTTGAAAAGCGCTTCAGGTAGAAAGGCAATACCAAGGACAATCGTACCCATTTTAATCAACACTCAACCATGAAGGGGTTGGGCATAGGTCGTCCAACATGATGGACAAATCAGATATTAATCTAAACGAGCCAAATTAATTTTACACATATCTATCCTCATCACACCCTCTCTCTCATTCACCCGGTTGTAGTCTCGTTCATTATTAGCTGCTAAATAGATTGGCGTGTGGCATCTTGTCAACAGTCGGACCCGTGTAATGAAagataaatagaggatactaaacgaccttccgtgtaataccatttttattaaacgagttaatgatttggtatcaaacgagcgaaagcgagtttgatactaaatctttaacgagtttaatgaaaatggtatttcacggaagcgagtttagtattctgtttattactcgccaacaaaaactgacagaaactgcggcgaaattgcctacagtgtgaggcctctcagctttcaagtcaagcaaggtctagtaaaatcgcgacatcaatattagcattgtgacgtcacaactttgaacaattttgacgtcatacgtcaagcgcttttacactagtgtaatattggagtgaaaatattacactgcagtatcttcaacgggcgagtaataata
The window above is part of the Haliotis asinina isolate JCU_RB_2024 chromosome 1, JCU_Hal_asi_v2, whole genome shotgun sequence genome. Proteins encoded here:
- the LOC137276701 gene encoding uncharacterized protein: MDVRHTFFLTAILLATYHLSDGALGEKARCDFPDFLQTPPTKSWLLNHSHTVVTYDVSGGVLTGFDCRKDNTECSQYSRVCWNRYSHNRVLVKHLESDFQNKFLCIQFIQRSISVIQIKISHTQTGHVGKYLCNFEDLDLDPWPWISEEHFSSSSTSCPFIGGYNFDLFKFSDHHRKKIQMKCISAIPPVRVESDCEQGEGMTFQFRNSACLHREGNFDMTQNTKCMASWSHGKEHFGILRKDSDRYFWCVRVKFGQGNEVSKLIVFLDLICDHTLNFTLTQRYIELEKLEKRKVSHMCTDEYYGCEVMNELCTVLSDLCARTCGGCNASHKATPCNFPERVQGTWLHSEKDENKHVEISKNAIKLPKSGEYECVTFQDFVRPLRRVILRRFANGCYPRFMCMHYNSPSPSVMRFRLGNLDTWPTKLSDESICDDKNFMTYPSVRSSINTPYYRPYKSLIRLTPDPRAVTCNLPRILPRALTVYDDYGITSCLIHGSFASPRELVLAKTRNGSVLTPIKYTCLGSLTFIGSFKSIITMTQGKEDEYLCWIIVNRNFLLQVKPSSCNTLTAKFIMARKKTFEEKLIKSFYVTYSKSSHVCDDYFHEHYAYKPHWRVNVLPYSEESSSANRQVRMASVTICVFLILRVIS